The Styela clava chromosome 10, kaStyClav1.hap1.2, whole genome shotgun sequence genome window below encodes:
- the LOC120328197 gene encoding fibrinogen silencer-binding protein-like isoform X1 — MARSANFVNSEKQLLVQIISEHPQVESKRTDKVSVVQKNLAWKQIEAKFNATGTLCRRTEKNLKDAWKNIKNKAKQDNAQRKRHLRQTGGGPGVPTDELSEKVEALIPRQINCLANNFDDDNQIESSLEEQTYTLVSVAEESSSFSDGNESAVLQTLSTGTPHRALIPSRNIVWISRKIQVLFAFLLTHGITTRRLTQEMRFKIAVLQEAYKLVIRSRRLFNR, encoded by the exons ATGGCTAGGTCAGCGAATTTTGTCAATAGCGAAAAGCAGCTCCTTGTCCAGATAATTAGCGAACATCCCCAAGTGGAGTCAAAAAGAACGGACAAGGTGTCAGTTGTGCAAAAGAATTTGGCTTGGAAGCAAATCGAAGCCAAATTCAATGCAACTGGCACCTTGTGTCGCCGaactgaaaaaaatctgaagGATGCGtggaaaaacatcaaaaacaaaGCAAAGCAAGACAATGCCCAACGCAAACGCCATTTGAGGCAGACAGGAGGTGGGCCTGGTGTACCCACCGATGAACTCAGCGAGAAAGTTGAGG CTCTCATTCCTAGACAAATAAATTGCCTTGCGAACAACTTCGATGATGACAATCAAATTGAAAGCTCGCTCGAAGAACAAACAT ACACACTTGTTTCAGTAGCTGAGGAATCTTCATCTTTCTCAGATG gtaaCGAATCAGCAGTTTTGCAGACATTGAGTACAG gtactcctCATAGAGCGTTGATTCCTTCAcgaaacatagtatggataagtagaaAAATacaggtattgtttgcatttttattaacCCACGGAATTACAACAAGGAGACtaacccaagaaatgaggttcaaaattgctgttttgcaagaagcatataaattagTAATTCGTAGTCGGCGCCTCTTCAACAGATAA
- the LOC120328197 gene encoding fibrinogen silencer-binding protein-like isoform X3: protein MARSANFVNSEKQLLVQIISEHPQVESKRTDKVSVVQKNLAWKQIEAKFNATGTLCRRTEKNLKDAWKNIKNKAKQDNAQRKRHLRQTGGGPGVPTDELSEKVEALIPRQINCLANNFDDDNQIESSLEEQTYTLVSVAEESSSFSDGNESAVLQTLSTDRQCSSTMDDLRRRVLTEKLEAMAEERKMRREEHDIKMEYYRKK, encoded by the exons ATGGCTAGGTCAGCGAATTTTGTCAATAGCGAAAAGCAGCTCCTTGTCCAGATAATTAGCGAACATCCCCAAGTGGAGTCAAAAAGAACGGACAAGGTGTCAGTTGTGCAAAAGAATTTGGCTTGGAAGCAAATCGAAGCCAAATTCAATGCAACTGGCACCTTGTGTCGCCGaactgaaaaaaatctgaagGATGCGtggaaaaacatcaaaaacaaaGCAAAGCAAGACAATGCCCAACGCAAACGCCATTTGAGGCAGACAGGAGGTGGGCCTGGTGTACCCACCGATGAACTCAGCGAGAAAGTTGAGG CTCTCATTCCTAGACAAATAAATTGCCTTGCGAACAACTTCGATGATGACAATCAAATTGAAAGCTCGCTCGAAGAACAAACAT ACACACTTGTTTCAGTAGCTGAGGAATCTTCATCTTTCTCAGATG gtaaCGAATCAGCAGTTTTGCAGACATTGAGTACAG ATAGACAGTGTAGCAGCACAATGGATGATTTGAGAAGAAGGGTGTTGACAGAGAAGTTGGAGGCAATGGCGGAGGAGAGGAAAATGAGAAGGGAAGAGCATGATATAAAAATGGAGTATTACCGTAAAAAATAG
- the LOC120328197 gene encoding fibrinogen silencer-binding protein-like isoform X4 → MARSANFVNSEKQLLVQIISEHPQVESKRTDKVSVVQKNLAWKQIEAKFNATGTLCRRTEKNLKDAWKNIKNKAKQDNAQRKRHLRQTGGGPGVPTDELSEKVEALIPRQINCLANNFDDDNQIESSLEEQTYTLVSVAEESSSFSDGNESAVLQTLSTGTPHRALIPSRNIVWISRKIQLMHKDQEDQGVDAPRKTF, encoded by the exons ATGGCTAGGTCAGCGAATTTTGTCAATAGCGAAAAGCAGCTCCTTGTCCAGATAATTAGCGAACATCCCCAAGTGGAGTCAAAAAGAACGGACAAGGTGTCAGTTGTGCAAAAGAATTTGGCTTGGAAGCAAATCGAAGCCAAATTCAATGCAACTGGCACCTTGTGTCGCCGaactgaaaaaaatctgaagGATGCGtggaaaaacatcaaaaacaaaGCAAAGCAAGACAATGCCCAACGCAAACGCCATTTGAGGCAGACAGGAGGTGGGCCTGGTGTACCCACCGATGAACTCAGCGAGAAAGTTGAGG CTCTCATTCCTAGACAAATAAATTGCCTTGCGAACAACTTCGATGATGACAATCAAATTGAAAGCTCGCTCGAAGAACAAACAT ACACACTTGTTTCAGTAGCTGAGGAATCTTCATCTTTCTCAGATG gtaaCGAATCAGCAGTTTTGCAGACATTGAGTACAG gtactcctCATAGAGCGTTGATTCCTTCAcgaaacatagtatggataagtagaaAAATacag ttgatgcacaaagatcaggaagaccAAGGAGTGGACGCTCCGAGGAAAACATTCTGA
- the LOC120328197 gene encoding fibrinogen silencer-binding protein-like isoform X2, translating into MARSANFVNSEKQLLVQIISEHPQVESKRTDKVSVVQKNLAWKQIEAKFNATGTLCRRTEKNLKDAWKNIKNKAKQDNAQRKRHLRQTGGGPGVPTDELSEKVEALIPRQINCLANNFDDDNQIESSLEEQTYTLVSVAEESSSFSDGTPHRALIPSRNIVWISRKIQVLFAFLLTHGITTRRLTQEMRFKIAVLQEAYKLVIRSRRLFNR; encoded by the exons ATGGCTAGGTCAGCGAATTTTGTCAATAGCGAAAAGCAGCTCCTTGTCCAGATAATTAGCGAACATCCCCAAGTGGAGTCAAAAAGAACGGACAAGGTGTCAGTTGTGCAAAAGAATTTGGCTTGGAAGCAAATCGAAGCCAAATTCAATGCAACTGGCACCTTGTGTCGCCGaactgaaaaaaatctgaagGATGCGtggaaaaacatcaaaaacaaaGCAAAGCAAGACAATGCCCAACGCAAACGCCATTTGAGGCAGACAGGAGGTGGGCCTGGTGTACCCACCGATGAACTCAGCGAGAAAGTTGAGG CTCTCATTCCTAGACAAATAAATTGCCTTGCGAACAACTTCGATGATGACAATCAAATTGAAAGCTCGCTCGAAGAACAAACAT ACACACTTGTTTCAGTAGCTGAGGAATCTTCATCTTTCTCAGATG gtactcctCATAGAGCGTTGATTCCTTCAcgaaacatagtatggataagtagaaAAATacaggtattgtttgcatttttattaacCCACGGAATTACAACAAGGAGACtaacccaagaaatgaggttcaaaattgctgttttgcaagaagcatataaattagTAATTCGTAGTCGGCGCCTCTTCAACAGATAA